GCCTAACGCCGCAGCTGAGGCTTGCAGAGCATCCATCGGGTGACCGCTTTCTGGAAAGCATTTCATCATGTCCCGAATGCGGTATTTGATTCGCCTGTGGTAGCGAACCTCATGCTCAAACGTTTCCAATTCTTCTTGACTTGGCAATTCACCCCAGATTAAGAGATAAGCAGTTTCCAGAAAGGAACTTTTTTCTGCTAGTTCTTCAATCCGGATGCCACGATATTCTAGAATTCCCTTTTGCCCATCAACATGACTAATACTCGATTGGGCGGCGGGAATGCCTTCTAAACCAGGCTTGTATTCGCACACCATCATGGCTACACCATTTGCTTGTTGAAATATCTGATTGTGCAAGGCACACGCTCCGCGAACACGCTAACTTACCAGAAATTCTTGTCGCTATAACAGTAGCCGATATCACAGCACTTTGGGAAAAATGTTGAAAAGCTGTTACAGCAGGTACTTGGGCGGTGTCAACCAAAACATTTGACTCCGACCCAGAGGTGAACCTATTTCTGGTAGTTTTATCCCGATCATACCTGCTTTTTTCAAGACTAAACTGTGTTTGACTTCCCCCCAAAGCAGAATTTCTGCCCAATTGCTTAAACAAGGTTCATGTCCTACCAAGGCGATTTGCGTATTTTGTGCATATTTTTTGGGTTCTAACCAGTAATTTAGCCAACTAGATATATGACCGTTAGGGGCAAGATGGGGAGATTTTTCCCATTGGGTACTGAGTCCATCTGCTACAAGAATTTCAGCCGTTTGGCGGGCGCGGACTAAGGGACTGGTGACAATTACCTCAAACTGCAAACCCAGTTTTTTAATTTTTTGGGCAACTTTTTCGGTTTTTTGTCGTCCTTCTTTTGTGAGCGATCGCTCTTCGTCTTTGATGTCTGGTTGCTTGTCTTCGGCTATACCATGACGAATTAAGTATAATTCCATATTTTGAGTGTTGAGTTTAAAGCACAATTCATCGGTAGGGGTTTGACATTGCTCTTGGGGATGAGGGTAGCCGTTAAGCCCTGACGAGGATAGCTGCGCTTACCGCCTACCTTGCCAAAGGCGAGCCAACCCCTACTGACTAAATCTTGTCTTCAGGTTCGCTTTTACGGATTTTACCTAGGATTATTGTACTAAAAATGCACTGCCTACTCAGACTGAATGGGGTTGTCTTGAGGATTGACTAATTTGAGTAGCTTTTGCTTGATTTGAGAATCATAGACTTCCCATTTCATTTTTGCATAGGCGGAATTTTCGTTACTACCAGACAAGAAACCCATCGGAATTTCAAAACCGCCTGCGCCTGTACGTCCACCACCAAAAAATCGCCCTGTGTTATCTTGCCCAAAGGCTTCTTTAATAAACTCATCCGGGTCAAGGGTGAGTTTCGCGGTTCTCAGGGAGCCAATGACTACTTCTACCTCGTCTTCGTCGTGAACAATGCCGTAAACTACTGCGGTATGCACGTTTTCTTCTGTCACCAGAAAATCGGCTGCTTGGGGAATAGCATCCCGGTCTTCGTAGCGAAGATAACCAACGCCAGCAATGGAAAAGTTATTCTGCACGATGCGGTTTTTTAGCGATCGCTCGATCACATCCATTACCCGCTTGGAACGATTTGCCTGTAAAATGGCGTTCAGCAGTTGAGCATCATAAAATCGACTCAGATATGCTGCTGCCATGAAATCTTCTTCTTGGGCTTGCATCAGCCGATTGGTATCTGACCGCAACCCATGCATCAAAGCCGTAGCACATTTGACGTGTTGGCCGATGCTGCTATCTAAGGCTAGTAAACCCGATTGCAGATACTGTGTAAAAATTGTTGAGGTGGCTCGCACATCAGGACGAACGTCAACAAATTCTGATTTGTGTTCTGCCTGTAAAGTATGATGGTCAATGACTGCAATTAAGGGAATTCCCGCTTGCTGCACGGCTGTTACTAGTTGACTTGTAGTTACCTGGTTATCAATTAAGATGCAACCTTGATAAGATGACAAGTCTTTGCTTTTGAGGACTTGCGATGTCCAGCGCTGGGCGGGTAAGCCCGTCAGCTTAACTAAAGCAATATTTTCTTGATGACTCAGCGTACCAGCATAAATTATTTCGCATTTGATATCATATTGCTGCACAATTAACTGGTAAGTCCAAGCACAAGACAGAGCATCAGGGTCGGGGAAATCTTGTAGAATTACCAGATGTCGCTCATGTCGGTGGGCTAAAAGGGTCTTCTGCAATTCTTCAGATTTCTGAAAAGCCACGGAATTTCCCCGTTGCCCTAAATATTGCCCATTTCTGAGTTCGCCATTGGATGATGGTAAGCATGGCCTGGTGAGTGAAACTTCCACTGCTTCTTTCTCTTCAGCATCCTCTGGGCTAGGTTCTGTGGTCAATAAAAAACTTTCTGATTGCTTCAAGGAAGGATTCAATTTCATAGGGGACATCTTGATAAGTGCGAGCCTCCATTGATTTGTTAAGAAATAATACAACCAACACTGAACTCATTTAGGGACGTATTCTGATCTTCGCAAAAATATAGCGTTGTTGGCATACTTATCTGGGTCTATTTTCGGTCAATCAAATTAGTCAGCAATCTGCTAAAATCAGCAAAATTGCTTCAAGAAGGTGAAGACCAAGATTTTTTGTTTCCAATATGACTTTTAACTAAAGTTGTTTGGTATTTTTAACGGCTATCAGAGTTTTTAAGCATATTCCTGATTTTGCGGGAATATTTCCCACTGATTTCGTTATTTTACAATATTGTGATGTAAGATATAAAGCTTATATATCGTTTGTCTAAATTCGCCACCATGCTCTATCAGATGCCACTAAACATCCTGGATGCTCTTTAGTCCAAGTTTATTAAAGCCAAAGTTTGGCTTTCACGATCAAGATAACCTCTGGCTGATACCGGGTTATTTCAACCACCACGAAAAATTAACACCCATCACAGGTGATAATTCCTTTGGCTTTTGGTAATTATTCCTGGAGCGTCAAAGACCAATTACATATTTTTGCCACTCGTTGTGCAGTCCGCTCTTGAGATGTTTGCTTACCTCAAAATAAAGACTACTATAAGGTTGGCGTGGAGGCTGACGCAAAGGCATATGGGCTTCGTAGGGTGTGCGGTTCCCTTTTTTGACATTGCAACGGACGCAAGCCGTCACAATATTGTCCCATGTATCACCCCCTCGGCGCGATCGCGGTATAACATGGTCTAATGTCAACTCATCCCCGGTATAACCGCAGTATTGACAAGAATGACTGTCACGGTGCAAGATATTTCGGCGAGTCAGAGGAATTTCTTTATACGGAACGCGGACATAATGACGCAACCGAATTACAGTCGGTAACGGAAAATCTGAATAAAGAAATTTACCGTTATGTTCAATGCGTTCTGCTTTGCCTTTAATCAGCAGAATCACAGCCCGCCGCCAACTGGTGATGTTGAGCGGTTCGTAAGACGCGTTTAGGACTAAAACCTTCCCCATTGGTTAGCGCTCGAGGTATTAGTTTTACATATTTTAACACAAGTCTACTCTTTTGGGCAGATGAGTACAATTTATACTTTCGTAATGTTTTGGTAAGAGGTGGATTATAAAGAGGGTTTAGGGGTTGACATTTAATAAAATTTTTGTTATCATAAATTTGATAAGGAAGAACTATCTTGCAGATAGCTAAAGTCTAAAAAGCATAAGTTGACCTGAGCAGGATATTCTATAAACACCCGGATCTACGGTAAACTTTCCTGATTAAATTGATATAGCTTTGAGGTGGCAAACCACCAGAATAAATAAATAATCTGGAAATCTTGCAGTGGTGTGATAGGAGTGGAATGCAATGTTAAGTCGTAACCAGACACCGACTTTTGCTAATAATCAGGAGCGTGATACTTATGCTTGGTTCTCGCAACGGGCTTGGGTAGAAATTGATTTAGGGGCATTATCGCATAATGTTCAGCAATTAGTACAGTTTTTATCGCCAAATACCCAGTTAATGGCAGTGGTAAAAGCTGATGCTTATGGACATGGAGCCGTGACAGTGGCTCAAACAGCTGTAGAATCGGGAGCAGGTTGGCTGGGAGTGGCTACAGTTCCAGAGGGGATTCAATTACGCGAAGGTGGGATAAAAGCTCCCATTTTGATTTTAGGTGCAAGCTACACACCAGAGCAAATTCAAGCGATCGCTCACTGGAAACTCCAGCCAAGTTTGTGCAGTCCCAAACAAGCGTTCATTTTTTCCAATATTTTAGAAACTATCAATGATGGTTCTCCGCTACCCGTACACATTAAATTAGATACGGGAATGTCTCGGTTGGGAACGAACTGGAAAGAAGCTGTGGAGTTTGTGCAGTTAGTCCAGAATTTGCCTCATCTTGAAATTGCCAGCATTTATTCCCACTTGGCAACAGCAGATGACCTGGATACCACCTTCATGCAAGAACAGCATAGACGATTTGAGCAGGCGATCGCACAAATTAAAAGCACAGGCATCAATCCACCATGCTTGCATTTAGCCAACTCCGCCGCCAGTCTCACCAATCGCGCCTTACATTACGACATTGTACGCGCCGGTTTGGCTATTTACGGACTTTATCCAGCGACTCATTTACAACATACGATTCACCTCAAGCCTGTTTTGCAACTGAAGACGCGAGTTACTCAAGTCAAAACCATAGCCGCCGGTACTGGGGTGAGTTACGGTCAACAATTTATTGCACCCCAAGAAATGCGCTTGGCTGTGGTTGGTATCGGTTACGCTGATGGGGTTCCGCGTAATCTTTCCCAGAAAATGCAAGTTTTAATTCGTGGTCAGCGCGTGCCACAAGTTGGGACAATTACTATGGATCAGTTGATGCTGGATGTTAGTGCTATTCCAGATTTACAGGAAGGCGAAATAGTCACCTTACTGGGGGAACAAGGCAGAGAACAGATATCAGCTAACGATTGGGCAGAAAAATTAAATACAATTTCTTGGGAAATTCTCTGCGGGTTTAAGCATCGTTTGCCTCGTGTGGCGGTAATGTAGATGAATTGGGCATGGGAAAAATAATTTTTCCCTTTCCTCTTCCCATAGAATATTTTCTGTGTTACTATTAAAAACTGATGCGGATGTGGCGAAATTGGCAGACGCGCTAGATTTAGGTTCTAGTTCCGAAAGGAGTGAAGGTTCAAGTCCTTTCATCCGCACTTCTGAAACTCTGATTAACCTCCAGGAAAAAATGCCTGGGGGTTCAATTTTGCATATTAATTTAATAGTTTCTAGTGTATCGCACTTCTCTACAATGGGTTTTTGTTCTGCAAGGGGTGCGAGAAGTATAAAAAACACGTATAGATGCGATCGCAGTTTCAGAAAATTTTGGCAATATTTCAGACCATAATTTAATCATACTCCCAGAACTGGGCATCATCTAGATAATTGCATTCAAACCAAGCTGAGGTCACTTAATTTTGGATTTTGGATTTACGATTTTAGATTTCAGATTTTCATTTAATCCAAAATTTAAAATCTAAAATCTAAAATCGCTTCCGTCAGCTTTATAGTTAATTTATATAAATTTTATGTAATTTTAATGAATAAATCAGCTATGATTTGCCAAATCCATGCAATTGCCGTATAAATATTGACTAAAATCAGTCTAATTTTGTGAATTTAGCAGTATTATTTCCCTGAATTCAAATTTATTGGGAACTGTGGCACAGCTACTGTACAAATTTAGCTGAAAAAATCAAAGCAAAATGAGCATGACTCCTCCAAGTGGCTACTGGGTACCCCAGAAACTACATCCCTTATCTCTATTAGCACAACTAACTAACCGCAATGCTACTGGTAACTTACGCGTATTTACTCAAACGGCTTCTTGGTCAATTAATCTAGAGGATGGTAAACTGACTTACGCCTCTTATTCTGATCAACTGTTTGACCGTCTTGATTATCAGTTACAGCGCTTGAGTCCACAAATTCCCAGTATTAATAGCGCCACTCGCGGACAAATGCGGCTGATGTTTGAACCCAAAGATGAACATCAGTCTATGCCATACGCAGATTATAAAGCAATTTGCTGGTTGATAAAGCAGAAATATATCACCCCCACCCAAGCAGAAACCCTCATAGATGAATTAGCTAAAGAAGTCCTAGAAACATTTCTGGTTTTAACAGAAGGAAATTATGAATTTTCCCTTGATAGTTCCTGGGAGAAATTACCCAAGTTCTGTCATTTAGATTTGTGCTTACTCGTGGAATTTTGTCAACAGAAATTACGAAAACAGCCAAATATTCAGCCAAAAGTTAATTCTGGTGAGGGTTCCCCTGTTTTACCCCGGAAAAATTCGCCTCAAATTCAGTCCGAATTCCCACAACAATTTTCTCAACCAAACAACTTTGAAACTGCTCAAAACAATAATTCCCAAAATTATCAGTCCTTGGGGAAAAAAGGGTTATATACAATTGCCTGTATTGATGATAGTCAAACAGTGTTGAATTCGATCAAACTTTTTTTGGATAGCAATAAATTTTTAGTTGTCACAATTAACGACCCCGTAAAAGCGCTAATGCAAATTCTGCGGAGTAAACCAGACCTCATTTTATTAGATGTGGAAATGCCCAATTTAGACGGCTATGAATTGTGTTCTTTATTAAGGAGGCATTCAGCTTTAAAAAGTACCCCCATTATTATGGTGACAGGCAGAACAGGATTTATCGACAAGGCTAAAGCCAAAATTGTCAGGTCATCAGGATATTTGTCTAAGCCTTTTACACAAGCGGAATTACTGAAAATGGTGTTTAAATACCTTGATTAATTTATGCCATTCCAGGATAAAAAATCAGTTGGATTAATATAAAATCTATTTTTTGTGGAAAATTTGAGTATGAGTGTTACCTTAGTTGGCAAAATCTTGATTGTAGAAGATTCACCCAGTGAATTAGAACTAATGAGCTATTATCTCCAAGATACTGGTTGGAAAGTAATTAAGGCTGCTAGTGGAAAAGAGGCTTTAGAAAAAGTTTTATCAGAACAACCAGACGCAATTGTTACTGATGTAGTCATGCCGGAAATGAGCGGTTTTGAGTTATGTCGTTTACTGAAAAAAAATTCCACTACGCAAAAATTACCAATAGTTATTTGTAGTTCTAAAAATCAAGAAATTGACAGATTATGGGCAATGAAACAAGGTGCTGATGTCTATCTGACTAAGCCATACACAAGGGAACAGCTATTGACTGCTATTAAATCAGTGGTGCTTTAAAACCATGAATAATTCTAGAATTAGAGTTGAAGAACAACTAAGTGCAAATAATTTGGAAAATGGCTATCTCCAGTTTAAATTAAATCAACAGACTACTGCTATTCTATCCATGAATTACACGCAAGAAGCTGTAATTTTACCAGTTGAGTCTGTAACTTCGATGCCAAATATGCTGCCTTGTGTATTAGGATTAATGAATTGGCGCAGTCGCATAATTTGGGCAATTGATCTACCAAGAATGTTGAATTTAGAATTTTTAGATGGTAGATTAAGACAATATAATATCATCGTGATTCAGGTGGAATCGCTGCTTTTAGGCTTGGTTGTTCACGAAGTCAAAGGGATAACTAAATTTATATCTGATGATATCGAGTCTCCTGTGGGACAAGTAGCATCTAGTTTAGTACCTTATTTAAGCGGATGTGTGGTTCAAGAAGAGGAAATATTGCTGGTTTTAGATGCACAGTCTATTATTGATTCTCCTATTTTTCGCAGTGAGTAGGTGCTACTAGAAGTCAGATTTTTAGTTTGCTTATTTACCTATTGAATTGAATTACACTATGACAATGTTTGTAAAGTATCGATTATTACTAGCCCTACCGACTAGAAGTCGCGGCTACACAAAGAAAACCCACCTAGGTGGGTTGAAATTCCTTAGTTTCTCGTTAGTCCGCGCAGGCGAGACGACCTTTGTGTGGTAGCGAATTATATTAGCCCAAAACTTTTCAAACATCCTCTAAGACAGCTATTTCATCTCAAAAAGTTACTGATGGTCAGGTAGCATTGCTAAGTAAGTATAATAAAAACACAGCTAACAATTATCACCGGAATTATGTGGTGGGATATTTCCAAGGACTAAGTTTAATTAAGAAAACGGCAATTTTAGCGATCGCCATGACCACTTTACCAATATTTGGCATGGGTGCGATCGCTTATAGCTTGGCTCATAAATCTGTAACTAGACAAATGAACCAATCTCATGCAGCCACAGCTACCAGATTAGCAGAACAAATTAACCGCTTGATGTTGGGGCGATATGCAGATATTCAAATTATCGCTAAGTCACCATTTTTTACAAATAGCAGAGTTAATCGCAATACAACTAATTCCCAAAAGCAAGCATTTTTAGATAACTTTGTCAAGACTCACAAAGCTTATAGCAGCATCGCCATTTTTGAGCCTGCTGGTAACTTGATTGTCCAATCCACAGACGCAAATCTAGATAATGGCAAAAATGCTGAGGATTTTGAGGGTATTCTCGCAAAAGATGCGGCTGTAATTAGTCAGCCAGAAAAATCAGTAATTAATATTACAGCACCCATTAAAGATGCATTCACCGAAAAACCCATTGCTGTGGTTAGTGCCAGAATGTCTGTAAAATCTTTAGAAGAGGTGATGAAGAACTATACAGCTAATGGC
The window above is part of the Nodularia spumigena CCY9414 genome. Proteins encoded here:
- a CDS encoding DHH family phosphoesterase; the protein is MKLNPSLKQSESFLLTTEPSPEDAEEKEAVEVSLTRPCLPSSNGELRNGQYLGQRGNSVAFQKSEELQKTLLAHRHERHLVILQDFPDPDALSCAWTYQLIVQQYDIKCEIIYAGTLSHQENIALVKLTGLPAQRWTSQVLKSKDLSSYQGCILIDNQVTTSQLVTAVQQAGIPLIAVIDHHTLQAEHKSEFVDVRPDVRATSTIFTQYLQSGLLALDSSIGQHVKCATALMHGLRSDTNRLMQAQEEDFMAAAYLSRFYDAQLLNAILQANRSKRVMDVIERSLKNRIVQNNFSIAGVGYLRYEDRDAIPQAADFLVTEENVHTAVVYGIVHDEDEVEVVIGSLRTAKLTLDPDEFIKEAFGQDNTGRFFGGGRTGAGGFEIPMGFLSGSNENSAYAKMKWEVYDSQIKQKLLKLVNPQDNPIQSE
- a CDS encoding HNH endonuclease; amino-acid sequence: MGKVLVLNASYEPLNITSWRRAVILLIKGKAERIEHNGKFLYSDFPLPTVIRLRHYVRVPYKEIPLTRRNILHRDSHSCQYCGYTGDELTLDHVIPRSRRGGDTWDNIVTACVRCNVKKGNRTPYEAHMPLRQPPRQPYSSLYFEVSKHLKSGLHNEWQKYVIGL
- the sixA gene encoding phosphohistidine phosphatase SixA, giving the protein MELYLIRHGIAEDKQPDIKDEERSLTKEGRQKTEKVAQKIKKLGLQFEVIVTSPLVRARQTAEILVADGLSTQWEKSPHLAPNGHISSWLNYWLEPKKYAQNTQIALVGHEPCLSNWAEILLWGEVKHSLVLKKAGMIGIKLPEIGSPLGRSQMFWLTPPKYLL
- a CDS encoding response regulator, whose amino-acid sequence is MSMTPPSGYWVPQKLHPLSLLAQLTNRNATGNLRVFTQTASWSINLEDGKLTYASYSDQLFDRLDYQLQRLSPQIPSINSATRGQMRLMFEPKDEHQSMPYADYKAICWLIKQKYITPTQAETLIDELAKEVLETFLVLTEGNYEFSLDSSWEKLPKFCHLDLCLLVEFCQQKLRKQPNIQPKVNSGEGSPVLPRKNSPQIQSEFPQQFSQPNNFETAQNNNSQNYQSLGKKGLYTIACIDDSQTVLNSIKLFLDSNKFLVVTINDPVKALMQILRSKPDLILLDVEMPNLDGYELCSLLRRHSALKSTPIIMVTGRTGFIDKAKAKIVRSSGYLSKPFTQAELLKMVFKYLD
- a CDS encoding chemotaxis protein CheW, with amino-acid sequence MNNSRIRVEEQLSANNLENGYLQFKLNQQTTAILSMNYTQEAVILPVESVTSMPNMLPCVLGLMNWRSRIIWAIDLPRMLNLEFLDGRLRQYNIIVIQVESLLLGLVVHEVKGITKFISDDIESPVGQVASSLVPYLSGCVVQEEEILLVLDAQSIIDSPIFRSE
- the alr gene encoding alanine racemase, producing MLSRNQTPTFANNQERDTYAWFSQRAWVEIDLGALSHNVQQLVQFLSPNTQLMAVVKADAYGHGAVTVAQTAVESGAGWLGVATVPEGIQLREGGIKAPILILGASYTPEQIQAIAHWKLQPSLCSPKQAFIFSNILETINDGSPLPVHIKLDTGMSRLGTNWKEAVEFVQLVQNLPHLEIASIYSHLATADDLDTTFMQEQHRRFEQAIAQIKSTGINPPCLHLANSAASLTNRALHYDIVRAGLAIYGLYPATHLQHTIHLKPVLQLKTRVTQVKTIAAGTGVSYGQQFIAPQEMRLAVVGIGYADGVPRNLSQKMQVLIRGQRVPQVGTITMDQLMLDVSAIPDLQEGEIVTLLGEQGREQISANDWAEKLNTISWEILCGFKHRLPRVAVM
- a CDS encoding response regulator; this translates as MSVTLVGKILIVEDSPSELELMSYYLQDTGWKVIKAASGKEALEKVLSEQPDAIVTDVVMPEMSGFELCRLLKKNSTTQKLPIVICSSKNQEIDRLWAMKQGADVYLTKPYTREQLLTAIKSVVL